Genomic DNA from Manihot esculenta cultivar AM560-2 chromosome 15, M.esculenta_v8, whole genome shotgun sequence:
gatttaattttaaaaactaactaTAAAAATAGGTCAAAGAACCTAAACTCAATTTAGTCCTAATAGAATATGCACTAAACTCTACTCTTTTGTTATACTTTCAAGTAATTTATTTCATCCAATTTTGGTAGTGCAATGCAGGTGATCCCCCTTCCAATTAAAAGAAGTGTTAATGTGTCCCTTTGACACCTTTCCTCCATTTTTTActctttcttatttattttttaaattgacatTGGAGCAAGAGACACCAGTCCTATCTTTCCACTTATGGCTTTTACGTAATGGCAAATGATTCACCCAACTTGGAGTTCAAGACACCACCACCTGTCATAATCTAGTGATTGTATATGAGactgattatttttttattccatTTATTTTCAAGTTATCAAAATGGTAAAAGAAAGTAGCATGGGTCCTCCTTTAACCAATGCTAAAGCAAAATGAAAATTAAGTTGCTTCAATTTCAGTTAGGGTTATAAAAAATCCTAAGCATTCGCATCATTATGCAATTTTTTTTGTTCCTCCTTTATTTTTACCTAGAAAGGAAAATACACTACATTGCCACTGTGTATATATCCAGCAGGCATGCAATATATGAACAAATGTATAACTACAAAACAATTCAGCAAGCAAAAGCAGAAAGCCTGAAGTATGActccaatttatttttttttcagcaGTTCTCAAACAACTAAAATACAAAGGAAGAATTGAAACAACTCCATAggccagaaaagaaaaatgcagCTCTATTGAGAAATTCAACAACTTGGAGAAGCTTCTTTCCTTTGGCCCTGATCTCTTCTGTACAGAAAGATGAACACAGAGCAGGTGGATGAACCTAGTGTTTCTGGCTTTCATCATACTTGTTCATTTCCTTTGACGATATTGTACTTGCAGAGAGGACAAGTAGCATTCATCTTCAGCCATTTCACTATACATGTTGAGTGGAAATGATGGTTACAAGGAAGCGTATGGAGCTCTGCTCCATCATCGTATGGGCAGAGACATATACAGCATTCCTAACAAATAAAAGGAAGAAAGTTAACATTGAAGAGAGTGTTAAACAAATATCGAGTGGACCAGTAAAATCTTATATTATAAGAAACAAAATAATAAGAACTCTAAAGCAAAGCAACTTAAAAGTAATCCCAATAATATTGAGTTCATGACTaaagttttgaaattttaaaagttcTTAAATAGCAgtcaattttgttaattttttgcaACTAAGCCTCCATCTTGAATCACTGTTAAATAGTTGAGTTGGAACTTGGAAGCTAGTTAGCAAAACTTGTTGGAACAATTGCTAAAGTGGAACAAACTTTCCACTCTCCTCATAATCTTCAATTCTATCAAGAACACTTCAACTAATAGAACAGTAACTTACAGCATCCTCGTGTAAGAGTATGCGTTCGTTTGCCAAGTATGCACTGCTTGTTTCAATGGGAACCATTTTCCCTGCCCCAACATTGGGCTTTTCCTGATTGCCCATCACCTGAAATCTGTATTTTGGGAGGATACTAAGATCTGCTTCGGATGCGCCTTcctatttcataaaaataaaatgacagCAGCAATAAGCTAAATCAATCGCATAAGAAGCAACAACAGCAAGAAGCATAAGGCTCCAATttgtttatgattttattataaaactaaAGAATACTGCTCTTTTCATACCTGCCCTGCAACAGCATAAAGAATTGCTATTATACATGGTAAGCAGCAACAGAGAGCAATCCCAATCAAACATGCCAAAACAACACAAAAGATCGCAAAGAACACATCAAATGCCAGAAAAACCACAGCCAGCCTGCATGGATTCAAAATTAGCAATTGTATAATGCATCTGGacaatatattttagttaagatGATTTACTGGGAAAATAGCATAAGATGAGAAGTGTTTTTGTGACAACTTTGTGGGCcccaacctttttttttttgaaaaattatttttatcaaagaATAAAACCTAAGACCCACCATCCTCATCCCCAAAGTCCACAAGCAACAACTTTGTCATTTTGGAGAGGATTACAAGTAAAGAAATAGTTAGATGTACAGGATCAAGCTTATATTCAACTTATATTAATATGACACGATAACCCAGATCATGAATTCTATTAAATTTGCAATTTAACATAAAAGGCTAGCAGAAGTCACCTTCCTTGTTGTCTATTCCCACCATGACGGTGGGAATCACAGACACACACAGAGACAGACAGAAAAAGGAGCAACAAAGAAAGAAAGTGGAAGAACATTAGCAGAAAGCATACCAGTACAAGTGTGGAGCACGTTGCGAGAGGACTTCGCCACCAGAAACTACCCAATAAAAGCCAACTATCCACCAAAGGAATGAAGCCATCGTGTTTACTGATTCACATCGTTTAGTGATGCTGAGCCACCATAACAAATCAATAAGAAATCAATACTTAAAAATCTGGTAATGCACCAACTACAACATAAAACCCAAAGCAGCGCAGCTATAGAGTACCAGAGGAAAGCAGACACTGATTCATATTTTGCATCAATCAATACCATTGTTGATGACAAACTATGTTTAGAAGTACAAATAATTATTGCAAAACCATAAATATGCAATTAGATGTAGTTAAGTGCTTTTCGGTAAGTGACCTGATCAAGGAAGTGGAAGTATAAAATACTTCACTAGGAAGAAACAAGTAATTCTCATTAGCTATTAGACATCCATCAAAAACTGAAGGACCTTACAGGCAGAGTGGAGAGAGTAATTTATCACTTTATAAAAGactgttttaaataagttatttCATGACATAAAACCCACTTCCAAATGTTCATTACTGAAACAAGTTCCTAAGATTCTAAATGCAGGCCTTCTCAAAGGTTGTTAAACATTTGGGACAACGCATGAGAAATCCTGAAATAAAGCAAGCTAACTTGTAGAAATGCAAAACAAACTTACATGGTAAGGATTTCCCAAAATCACTTTCATGAGATTGAAGCCGTTTCCTTAGATGGCAATTCATCAATTATCAAACAAGTTTCGAATCATAGTCCTTCCCAGGCAAAAGGTCGATATGACCAacacaataattatttaaacttGAATTTTCACTACAAGTTCCCATTGATTCCAAAATTTTCCTACTTCACGTCTTCTTTTTGTATTCTACACAAATATCCAACTTTTGTGTTTCCGCTCTTACTTCTGCTTCCTCTAACCAAGTTCTTAGTGATCAGCTACATCTATTACGTTGTATGCTTACCAGGTTCCAGACTCACAAGTTTTAGTCAATGAAGCAAAATTTACTACGTGGATACAATCATTTCACAATTATTAAGCTAAACAGCACTTCATCTCTACGCTAGTTACTCGACCTGAAAGATATATAGCACCGTATGTTCACTGTTGAGCAAGCCACTAGTTAACGGTGGTTATAGTTCTATAATTAAACTAAGATATCAAACACACACCAGaaattttccttctttttttttttttttttgaaaaaaaaaattaaattggacAGCACGATTTCAAGTAACCAATTAAGCCAAAATGCAacaccccaaaaaaaaaaaactcactttGATCGGCTAGAACTCGGGGAACCCCTATCACTCACATCCTCTTCTTCACTATCAGCATACCCTCCTTCAGTTGCTTGCTGACTCTCATCGACTCTCACTCTCGTCGTGTTCCTTCTCCTATACTCCAACCACACCAAAACCACATGCACAATGCACTGCAGCGTGTACCCACAGATCCAAAGCCTAACCGGCATGTTCGGTCTCTCGTTCACCGTCAGAATCAACATCACTATCGAAACCACCACAAACGCCGTGTTCCACAGGATGTCGAGGACCACAACAGGCTTCGAATACCCCCAATCAGCGCGTCGCTCTTCCAGCTCACGAGCCGCCGTCTCTCTAACTAACATGGAAGGGCCGCGGCGGCCAGTGGCCCGGCCTAGAAGAACCGCCAGGGAAGTTGGCCGGACGGGAGGTGAAGAGGGAGGTTCTTGGCGGGGGAGGAGGAGCGGAGCGTGGGATTCACTCTCCGCCGAGGAGGCGGCGGTGGTTTGCGTTGACATTGACGGAGACGGTAAGGTAGACCTGCGGAAACAAAGAGGAAGCTTTCGGGTCAgacagagaagaagaagaagagcatGATCACTGGATTACGAAGGAATTTCACTTAGCGCATTTGTGGgcaaaaattgaatttgaaggatCGATGAAGAAATTAAAAGATACTTCTTTTTACGTATAGAAGTAATCGGAAGTGAAAGCTGTTATAACTGTTATTGATAAACttatcatttttaataaatatatatatatatatatatatatatatatatattatttaatcgaTAATATAACGATTAATtagtttttgaattttaaaaatatattatttaaaaaaattaattaattttttattaaattaaaatgatttcaatttaattgactaattaatttatatttttataaaattaaagaaataattaataattttttataataaaaattaaattatttaatatttaatgtaaaaaattaaataaaaattatttagtaaatttttcaatatttaatatatttttaaaattaaagaataatctcaaaaattaaattcaatatatattttaattattctttaaaaAGAAACTCTTTTAACAGAAATTCAATATCGAAGAGTTGAACGGTAGGTCGTAGATACCATACCTTTACGGTGGATTTTGGTGGGCTCGTTTCTGCTGTTTGACTCGCTGTTGAGGTTTTAGAGCGCCAAATTTTACCTGCTCATTCACTGCAGTCTctgttttatttttgtaattttttaggaaaaaataataaatatttataaatattaagtttCTGTGAcgctatttaaataattattatttcaaattaattaacttaaaataattttataaaaatatgttacaattatataatattacgatagaaaatataaaatactgtaaaaagtaaaaaattgaaTTCGGGAAATGTCTCATAGGACGTGTATGATTATCCATTGAAAtatacataacattccaaaaaaaaaaaaaaagagtgaaaGTAAGAAAAGCAAAGGGTAAAGTGAAGGTAAGGCATAGACGAAAGCTCGTAGGTTGTCAATATGTTAGATGACGAGAGGAGtcccaaaaaaataataattgctGGTGTTTGTGtttatattttaagatttatataattattattatttaaaataaattaaataattataaaatataaaatagtaaaattaatttttaaaaaattaaaaaatatttcaaacagATAAAgtgtgataaataaatattttatttttaaaatataatatacaataatttttcaaaGTGCGGTCTGCAAAACAAcactttaaaaattttgttaatgttagcataaaaatataataataattattttttaaaacaataaatcATTTAagtgtaataaataaaaaaacaatttatcacaatttaaaaatataataaaggacgaatttatttaaaaatattatttttataaaatttaaaaaataatattttactttaaaaagacAAAATATCCAAATATTACAGACTAAaaatagtataatatttttaaccaataattttttttcaaattttagaaaaaaatttattgtataattttatttaaatgggGCTGAGTATCAGGGCTGTGTACCTCATGTGGGACACTGGTTTTCCTGCGTCGTGTATGATGTATTTCCTTAactcttttttctttccttctttctttttttggcTTTTGCTGCCTTCTTGACTAGGAGCCGAAACATGATTCTCTCGTTTTAATTGCATAACATGGCGTAAACATGTCTGAGGCATGTGCTTTCACAAAGACATGTGGAAGGGAAGCACACATGTCTCGCAATTTTCATGGACACAAGTCATTCATTACATTGAATTCCCAAGATACTGATCCAATTCCAAGGTAGAATTTCATCATAGGAATGTTCTAATTCTTTGGTCTCCATCCAATTCCAAGTCGAATCCCGAACAACACAATGTGGTCCTTGTTCTAACATCGCCACACAGAGGGATGAAGTACCTCAAGGATTCTCTGTTCCAGTCGCTAGTACCAGTGCCCCAGGAAACCTCCTTCCTTCCCAGAAGGGCTTTCTCTGGCAGCCATAAATCTTGCCTGAATTTCACAACAAGCCCATCATAATGGCCCATTGGATCCCAGCTTTTACCAAATACCGTCTTTCTTGTAGAGCTCGCATGACTTGGTTTAGAAATTAGAGACCAGCCCAATTTCAAAATGAATGATTGGTTGAGACACTGCACACCTCCGAAAAAACTTGACATCATTCGAAGGGACTAGATAATTTCCTATGACACTTCTGCTACCTCTCACAAATTAGCGACGTGTTTTCTCTACACCATTTTCCCATCCGCATAGCGTAAGTGGCAAATTGTAATAATTGCTAgcgtttgaaaaaaaaaaaaaacctgctAGCGATCCAAGGTGGCATGCCCGCATGCCCGCTGTACACTGCATGGCAATGTCCAAGTCCATCAATATGCAAGCCCcatcaaaatagaaaataaaactgaaaaagaactacCACTGCCAACACCGATGAGCGCCACCAACGTGGAAGCGATGAACGCTAGTAGAGCAGCACCAACCATCAGCTTGTATGTCTAAAAGAACATTCCCACTCAACCAGCATTAGCTGAGCAACAAAATACAAAGGGAGAGCCAAAAACAGCAAGGGTAGCATAGAAGGAACCATCAAAACCAGCCAGCACAAAAAGTCGACAAGAACTAAAAACCACACCTTTCAAGCAGGACTTCACAGACCATCAGCAGTCACTATCAAAGGAAGAAGCAACCATGACATTTTCGGTCTGTAATAGTCATGGAGGGACCGTTTTGAGGCATCAGCACTCCAGAGACGATCTCCAACAGCGACCAACAAGCGCAAAACCAACACAAAATCAAAAATACAGATCCTTCAGAAAAAGAACCTCACAAGACTACACCAGATCCAGAGAAGACAAAACTACACAAACCATAGACTGGAAGAGTTGCTGAAGTGAAGCAAACCTCTCTGCCGAAACCTAAATCAATAAACAATCCTATCCCTTTACTCTTTCCTTTTGGCTTTCGTATTCCTTTCATTTCAAGAGAatgaagaaattaaaatttcttgAGGTTAATATAtggacattttttttttttaataattggcTACAATTAGGTTCCAACtcaatattttctaattttggCGACAACTAAAGTCCCCATCAGCCAAAACTCTTTGGTGcaggcattttttttttttttctagtgtgagatttttttttttttttaatatgaaaaggccttatttttatttttaatattttaaaaagaatacATCTCAAATtgaagtttttttatttatttatttaaaaattactacttcctttatttcataatttatttcattttatttttttataatattaaaaaatatattttttattaatttattaattgcaCTCATCTTAAGTAAATTAacctttattaaatattaagaaatattttatgagattatttagaaataaaataaaattaaataattataataattaatttatatattattatattctaaaaaaagaaagttatatttttttgaattatttaagTTATCTTCCTCCAAATAAATTTAAGTTATATTTGAGTCTAACTTCTTTCCTCATTTATGCAAATCTTTTCccttttccataaaaaataaaataaaataaaaaagcccATGCTTTCGGAGTGTGCATAAAAGTTATCATTGGAACAACCTACAGAAAtccgctgctgctgctgctgtcctaaattaaatattaatattggaTGACACTCCAACTTCAATTGTTTCTAATAATTTTAGCTCTTCTTTACTAAAccctaaattaatttattcaaagtATTTTAATAATCATAACTAGGGCTATGTGTACCCTTCTCATAATCTCGTTCTGtgagttttattaatttttttatggtaaaattcatttttatgtattttgatTGGATCGattgagataaaaaaaatttaataaaaataattttaatgttttataattataattaaggtggtgaaaggattgaatttaaattctgttataattaatgtattttgatatattattaaaaattaaaacacattgatgatctctgagatcCAGAAACTAGAGTTTTACAAGAATTGTGTAAACTTGATCTAAGAGGAAAATGtttctctccttttattctttttctttgtctGTCAGTGACGTACAACGGCCTCACTGCCATTGAGCCACCTGTCTCTACCATacggatacggacgtacgagaatatcagatctctgctttatgcgtaacggccatttaatttccttggtacgcatgcggatggaccaCAAAGCGAATGGGTTGGCCACCTTGTCTCCTCCGGACTGGGCTGGAAGGTGAGATTAGGACTGAAGTCCAAGGGAGGTCTGAGCTGAGGGCTGTAAAGACTGGGCCGACCCGATTTGAGAGATTTAAGAAGGAGTCCGGTCTTAAAACCGAGTGGACTGGACCTGATTCATGCGGGGGACTTAAGAGCCTTCAGATAAAAGACTGTCGTTATGGATCAGGTCTCAGACCGGAATAGTAAAATCCAGTGTTCATCACACATATTTCAAATTCATTGATGATGGTGAAGAAGACAGCCCTTAATGCAATATCTTGCAATAAACATATTGTATTGTTGAAGATATTGAAGAGAGCTGGATTAAACAAAGATGGGGCAAGACGGAATAGGGAAGAGGGAGGAAAGATTTCATTTAAAGAAACCGTACAGGGTAGTAGGTGTAGTGTCATATTCACACTGTCGTTAGAAAACCAAGCAACAAGTGTCTATTTGCTTTGTGTGTATTATGGAAGGCCTTGTTTGCTCTAGATTTGAAAGCAAAGTTTAAATGGTAAGAGTATAAGTTGTTGAGCGAACAATAAACCCTACCACTCCACTTTCACTTTCAAATCCCCTTTTTAAGCCCAAAGATTTAAGATTAATGGGCCACTATTAATTTTGgatttttaattagtttttatatttaaaataaaatttcaaattaaaaaaatatattttttaaataataaaaagaatatataattgtataaaaaattaacagaatTTTTTGACAAATAGTTTATTCCAAATATATAGATGGATTATGATATATATAACAGGAAGTTTAATgttatttgaaattataattaagagatttattttataaattaaagtttaatgttattaaactgttttaaatttatagataaatgaataaaatttagcCTTTATATATAAAGATCAGCATGAAAACTTATGTGGAATCATATCAATGTCATTATAATTACATGCTCAATTATATCTTATTCTAATTATGTTAATTCTTTTACAATACTTGTAGTTCACCTGTGTATTCCATACTCTCTTGTCTATATCAAGGGATTATGGTAcacaaatttcattattttattattaatttactataaattattaattcagaTCAAGTTGGAATTTTATTcactattattttataaattaaataataaataaataaataacattttATATGTGAGAGTAGAACTGTAATCCAGCCGAGCCAAACTTTAATAAGATCATACttgattataaatttaaaaattcgaaCTCGAACTCGATTTCAGTTTCATTTATAAGTTCGAACTCGATTCCAATTGCATTTATAAGTTCGAATTCGATTCaaactttatttataaattcgacctcgattcataaaataaatattaaatttgaactCGTTTCAAGTTCGATTCTTAATAAACTTGTTTATCACATTAACGAATCAATTCAAATTCTACTAAAAACTCGAATTTGAACTCgattatattttaaacaattttaatataatttaaattataaataaatttaaattaaaaataaaatttaaattataaggtaattaaaagatttttaaattaaatttttttatttaattaaattttttcaaatgcgATATTAATAAAAACGAATGTAAAAGGGTTgtgtttttataaataaactacAATCTTCCATATCCATCAATTTTTTATGTGAGTTTGTTcacaaatcaattaaaaaaattaaaaattaactgaGTTCGCGAGTCTAAATGAACTGTTCAGCTCATTTATTAAACGAGGCAAAAAAGTGAATTCGAACTcaacttatttaaaaaataagtcgAACTCGGATCGAGTTTTTAttgaattgagttttaaataatttataaacagTTTGATTCGTTTATACTCTATGCAAGAGTATATTTGAGTAGAGGTCCTTTTACATAGACTTGAGTTTAAATGAATCCATGATCAAATCAATGGTGATAGTGAAATATGCCTCATCTATTAAGTAACACCCTCATTTTCTTTTTGATAAGCATCAACACAGCAGCATTTTAAGAAGAAAGGTTCTTTTACGATACATGTGGGTAAAATCAGCCATTTCTCCACTACACTTTAGAGAATAAATTCTTTCTGTCATGAGTATTGAGCAAATCTAtcattcgattcaatttaaaaataattatcaactattttttgaaatttttaaatgcatttaaatatatatatgttattaaaaaattttgaaagatccATTAAAGATAATCTATTTAGATTTACttcatatttaaatataaaaaatgggtAAAATCTTAAATTCGAATCTCTTCAACAGCTTATTCTAACATTTTatgatgagaaaaaaaaaattaaaaactttttatgacgagaaagaaaaaatattatttcttatTATATAGTTCATCATTATACTCGACTATTtgcatacaaaaaaaaatttagagttataaaaaaaaaatagtataatTGGCATTGCTTGTTTTGGTTGTTTTTAGATATGTAAGTTGAGTATTGTTTACATTCCATTGCTTAGGTGTTTCTGCCTTTTCTTTTTCGTGACTTTTGATAGTATTTTCCTTGTAAAAGGGAAGTTTCACCAAACCATTATACCCTCGCACAACACAaaggaaaagagaggttttgggaATATGGGATAGTATAAACATTTTGAATTATAGGAATTACTTATATGGATCTGATATAATCGAAGAAATTTCTAAGATATAAATATGTGGGTCTTACATGAAAAAATAGATGAAACCTACTTTAATAACTTTTGAGTACATGATAGACCGagtctttttaaaattttttctttaattatattaatttttatgcaaTTTTTAACAAAACAAATTTCCTTTTATCACTTCAAAGCTAACCCAGTTAATACATTCATGCTTTCTCTTTTTGTTAGTTTATAGGATTTTTACATGTTAAATTAGATTAaccttttttaaaatattttttaaatacaaattatacTAGCAAATAGAAAGTAAAATTAGAATTGGCCACAAAGACAGAGAGGAAAAAAGGAGAGGGGAAATtcttacttttatatttttagtttacTACTCCattgggaaaaaaaaatacatataatgaaaaaagtttatttttagtttctttGTTAAAGTAAATGTGATGTTTAGTTTAATTTACTAATAACcatataaagaaataaaaaagaagactgAATTAAATTGCAAACATATGTTTCATatgttttgaaaaaataataaaaatatggatTTGAATTAACaaagttattaaaatttaaatgatttttctGAATCATGATATAAACATTTAATCTGATTtaatatgataattatttttaaaataataacaatttacATGCAAAGCAAATAATCTTAATTTGTATTTAAGTAAAACTATTTAATCGAgaaaataattaacatattttcatatttcaataaaaatattatctttatcTCACTCACACCTCATctacataaaatataaataaaatattaacaatttatatatttgatgtgattgaaatgaaattatattacaattaatcactttgaaaaataaaaaatataaagtggCTAGTATATTCAACACTCaaataagtaaattaaaaaaaatgacgaACGAAATAAATTACTTAGAATTCAAAAGTAATtgtgtaaaaatatatattttaatatctgctattattaatttttatattataagaaaatagagttaattatcgtatatcttaaaaatttagttggtaccggttaattgataaaaaatctcgtgattataaatataataaaaatttgctGAATTGCATTATTTAACGGTAATTTCTCATAGAGTTTTATCCTATAATTAAGAGAATAAATTTTAACGAAAAGCTCCGATCTAaagtatttgaatttttttttttgacatcgAGTATCATTTGATAAATTCTATAGTTCTGTTTTTAAGTGTCAATACCTTATCTGTTTTAaacaattattatataatattttatatttatttaaacgtATTATATTAGTggcaaaatcaaatattttaatttaacaacataaattttgatattttatttaagaaaaattactaCTTACTTCTCATGTTAGGATAACTCActagttaattatttattttaaaaaatatattaaaatattttaacattttaaaaaatttattagttaattttttattaattttaaccattaaatattttatcgtTTGCATTCATAAATTTAGTCTAATTGTAATAAATGCATTTGGATAAATCTAATAAGTTTCAGGTTATAcgttttcaattttcatttcaaaaaaaaatattttacctttaatctctattattttaaaaaatttattagttatatttttaaaaaatctactaattaatttttttatattaataatattttaaatttttttataatatttaacggttaaaattaataaaaatactaattagtagacttttttaaaatattaaaatttttttaatatattttttaaaatagtgaaCCAACTAgtgaattttataatattataagattaaataattaattttttaattataatttacgtttttttcattttaaattataaatcactttctttattaaaaatagtttatttattaaattattagtgaaaattcattagtttgaaaaataatttattaatatgagTTATTTAAATATATGTGATTAAACAATATATCTAAcaaattattaatattcaattctattataaaataaattattcatatttttataatacaaataaattttcaattaatacaatactattttaattagcggattcaaataattttataacaaatttaagaattagattttacatattaaatattcattactcatattaaaaaaatatataaaaatttcagttaattcgtgaataataataaataaatttgaaataacTATGATTAATAAAGcacaatttataattaaatttaaaacaaattcgAATGTCATACACGTAATTGAATTTGGGTTCGAATGCTTTCGCGAATACAATCAATAGACCAACACAAAAAACTACTAAAACGCGCCACCATGCACTGTACGCACCTCCCAGAAGCCTTTTCAGGCAAATCACACGGTTAGTGTGCTCTGTGCGC
This window encodes:
- the LOC110602439 gene encoding E3 ubiquitin protein ligase RIE1 translates to MSTQTTAASSAESESHAPLLLPRQEPPSSPPVRPTSLAVLLGRATGRRGPSMLVRETAARELEERRADWGYSKPVVVLDILWNTAFVVVSIVMLILTVNERPNMPVRLWICGYTLQCIVHVVLVWLEYRRRNTTRVRVDESQQATEGGYADSEEEDVSDRGSPSSSRSNITKRCESVNTMASFLWWIVGFYWVVSGGEVLSQRAPHLYWLAVVFLAFDVFFAIFCVVLACLIGIALCCCLPCIIAILYAVAGQEGASEADLSILPKYRFQVMGNQEKPNVGAGKMVPIETSSAYLANERILLHEDAECCICLCPYDDGAELHTLPCNHHFHSTCIVKWLKMNATCPLCKYNIVKGNEQV